A stretch of Paenibacillus peoriae DNA encodes these proteins:
- a CDS encoding YifB family Mg chelatase-like AAA ATPase gives MYGKLHGACLYGIDGVLIEVETDLSNGLPQTAIIGLPDSAIREAVERVRAAIKNCGFKYPSQRVTINLAPADLRKEGSSFDLAIALGLLTTSGQVVLPVGERTLFIGELALDGSIRPVNGVLSMVDLAKREGFDSVLLPQENASEARLIADIRIYAIRHLVDLIPVNEHAQGTPDGQVTNQNCTASKQVIIHSYDHLSQAEHIALCEQEELASNMEDYSDVLGQLHAKRALVIAAAGMHNILLMGPPGAGKTMLIRRLSSILPPLTEKESLEVTKVYSAAGKWKESSPHLMHVRPFRSPHHTISAAGLVGGGGIPKPGEISLAHRGILFLDELPEFSRHVLEVLRQPLEDHHVTISRSRAVFKYPAHFLLAASLNPCHCGFFGNNTEHQRCTCSPAAVARYRSRISGPLLDRIDLQLEVSQPKDWREEKESLSSADMRKQVLAARAIQIRRYSKLPFSWNSELSGQLLRKYAVLEQNAAELLDQTMDALGLSMRAYDRILKLSRTIADLHESEKITTSHVAEAIQYRQMDRANSNFPEM, from the coding sequence ATGTATGGAAAATTACATGGAGCTTGTCTATATGGGATAGATGGCGTTCTGATCGAAGTTGAGACTGATTTGTCCAATGGCTTGCCTCAGACCGCAATTATCGGATTGCCGGATTCAGCGATTCGAGAGGCAGTAGAGCGTGTGAGAGCAGCAATCAAAAACTGCGGTTTCAAATATCCGTCCCAGCGTGTCACGATTAACTTAGCTCCTGCAGATTTGCGTAAGGAAGGCTCATCTTTTGATCTTGCTATCGCTTTAGGCTTGCTGACAACCAGCGGACAGGTTGTTTTACCAGTAGGGGAACGAACGCTGTTTATTGGCGAGCTGGCACTGGATGGCAGCATTCGTCCTGTAAATGGGGTGTTGTCTATGGTTGATCTGGCCAAGCGAGAAGGATTCGATTCCGTGCTGCTTCCTCAAGAAAACGCAAGCGAGGCTCGTCTAATTGCGGATATACGTATTTACGCTATACGCCATCTGGTGGATCTTATCCCGGTTAATGAGCATGCACAAGGCACCCCGGACGGCCAAGTGACCAATCAAAATTGTACTGCCAGTAAACAAGTTATAATCCATTCCTATGACCATTTATCCCAAGCAGAGCATATAGCGTTGTGCGAGCAAGAGGAACTAGCCAGTAATATGGAGGATTACAGCGATGTGCTGGGTCAGCTACACGCCAAACGTGCGTTAGTTATTGCTGCAGCAGGAATGCATAATATTTTGCTTATGGGGCCGCCGGGTGCTGGAAAAACGATGCTCATCCGCAGATTGTCCTCTATCCTGCCGCCTTTGACTGAAAAGGAGTCGCTAGAAGTGACCAAGGTATACAGCGCAGCAGGAAAATGGAAGGAGTCATCGCCCCATCTCATGCATGTTCGTCCCTTCCGTTCGCCTCATCATACGATCTCTGCTGCTGGATTGGTAGGCGGAGGAGGCATACCCAAACCAGGAGAAATCAGTCTTGCACACCGAGGGATTTTATTTCTGGATGAACTGCCTGAGTTTAGCCGTCATGTGCTAGAAGTGCTGCGGCAGCCTCTGGAAGACCACCATGTTACAATCAGTCGTTCACGTGCAGTGTTTAAGTATCCGGCGCATTTTTTACTTGCAGCTTCTTTGAATCCGTGTCACTGTGGCTTTTTCGGCAATAACACGGAACATCAACGCTGTACCTGTTCACCTGCAGCAGTCGCTCGATACCGCTCACGTATTTCCGGTCCATTGCTGGATCGAATTGATCTTCAGCTTGAGGTATCACAACCGAAGGATTGGCGGGAGGAAAAAGAATCACTGTCGTCTGCTGATATGAGAAAGCAGGTGTTGGCTGCTCGAGCAATACAAATCCGCAGATACAGCAAGCTTCCTTTTTCATGGAATAGTGAGCTGTCCGGTCAGCTGCTGCGTAAATATGCGGTATTAGAACAAAATGCAGCGGAGTTGCTTGACCAGACGATGGATGCACTTGGTTTAAGCATGCGTGCGTATGATCGAATTCTCAAGCTGTCCCGCACCATTGCAGACTTACATGAGTCAGAGAAAATTACGACTTCACATGTGGCTGAAGCTATTCAATACCGCCAGATGGATAGAGCAAATTCCAATTTTCCCGAAATGTAA
- a CDS encoding organic hydroperoxide resistance protein, with protein MMTIQQKMYETTVKAVGGRNGYIESSSPELRLDIDTPKEMGGAGGAGTNPEQLFAAGYSACFDSALNMVARMQRVKHEGTEVTATVHFGKVEDGGFGIGVNLDVLVKGVDHETAVKLVEGAHEQCPYSRATRGNIEVKLNVL; from the coding sequence ATGATGACCATTCAACAAAAAATGTATGAAACAACAGTAAAAGCGGTTGGTGGACGTAACGGTTATATCGAGTCTTCTTCCCCCGAACTTCGTTTAGATATTGATACTCCAAAAGAAATGGGCGGTGCAGGTGGTGCAGGTACGAACCCAGAACAATTGTTCGCAGCAGGCTATTCCGCTTGCTTTGACAGTGCCTTAAATATGGTTGCTCGCATGCAACGTGTTAAACATGAAGGTACCGAAGTCACAGCTACGGTCCATTTTGGCAAAGTCGAAGACGGCGGCTTCGGAATCGGAGTAAACCTCGACGTTCTGGTCAAAGGCGTTGATCATGAAACTGCGGTAAAACTGGTGGAAGGCGCACATGAACAATGTCCATACTCCCGCGCTACCCGCGGTAATATTGAAGTGAAGCTGAACGTTTTGTAA
- a CDS encoding MarR family winged helix-turn-helix transcriptional regulator, giving the protein MENNPIEGTALKLDNQLCFAIYACSREITKLYQPYLEKLGVTYSQYLVLIVLWEREECTVKELGEALYLDSGTLTPLLKRLQNAGLIDRKRSTQDERKVLISLTTEGSALRDKALSVPGCIQEKTSMTRDQFGSLLLQFNDLLDRVHQANVQIEKS; this is encoded by the coding sequence ATGGAAAACAATCCTATTGAAGGTACAGCGTTGAAACTTGATAATCAGTTATGCTTTGCCATATATGCATGCTCCAGAGAGATTACGAAGCTATACCAGCCTTATCTGGAAAAGCTCGGTGTGACGTACTCGCAATATTTGGTACTTATCGTGCTCTGGGAGCGTGAAGAGTGTACAGTGAAGGAATTAGGTGAGGCACTATATTTGGACTCCGGCACATTAACTCCGCTATTGAAGAGATTGCAGAACGCCGGGCTTATCGATCGAAAGCGTTCCACTCAGGATGAGCGTAAGGTGCTGATTTCTTTGACGACAGAGGGAAGCGCATTACGGGACAAAGCTCTGTCTGTACCTGGATGCATCCAGGAAAAAACAAGTATGACCCGTGATCAATTTGGGTCGCTTCTGCTCCAGTTCAATGATCTGCTCGATCGTGTTCATCAAGCGAATGTACAAATCGAAAAATCATAA
- the sucC gene encoding ADP-forming succinate--CoA ligase subunit beta, which translates to MNIHEYQGKEVLKQYGVAVPNGKVAYTVEEAVAAAESLGSAVTVVKAQIHAGGRGKAGGVKVAKGLDEVRTFAAEILGKVLVTHQTGPEGKEVKRLLVEEGCDIRKEYYVGVVVDRATGRIVMMASEEGGTEIEEVAAATPEKIFKAVVDPAIGLQVYQARKLAYDINIPNELVNKAVKFMLALYEAFVDKDCSIAEINPLVVTGDGNVLALDAKLNFDSNALFRHKDILELRDLDEEDEKEIEASKYDLSYIALDGNIGCMVNGAGLAMATMDIIKYYGGDPANFLDVGGGATTEKVTEAFKIILSDPKVEGIFVNIFGGIMQCDIIANGVVEAAKQLGLTRPLVVRLEGTNVGLGKQILAESGLNIVAADSMADGAQKIVELVQ; encoded by the coding sequence ATGAATATCCATGAATATCAGGGTAAAGAAGTATTGAAACAGTACGGAGTGGCTGTACCGAACGGTAAGGTTGCCTATACGGTGGAGGAAGCCGTTGCTGCGGCAGAATCGCTTGGGAGCGCTGTTACGGTGGTAAAAGCACAAATTCATGCTGGTGGACGCGGTAAAGCGGGTGGCGTGAAAGTTGCCAAAGGTTTGGATGAGGTGCGGACTTTTGCTGCTGAAATTTTGGGTAAGGTGCTGGTGACGCATCAGACCGGACCTGAAGGTAAAGAGGTCAAACGCCTTTTGGTTGAGGAAGGCTGCGATATTCGTAAAGAATATTACGTCGGTGTTGTCGTAGATCGTGCGACTGGACGTATCGTAATGATGGCCTCAGAAGAAGGCGGTACGGAAATCGAAGAGGTGGCTGCAGCCACTCCGGAGAAGATTTTTAAAGCGGTTGTTGATCCAGCGATTGGGCTTCAGGTGTATCAGGCCCGTAAGTTGGCGTATGACATTAATATTCCTAATGAACTGGTAAACAAAGCAGTCAAGTTTATGCTGGCGCTATACGAAGCTTTTGTGGACAAGGACTGTTCGATTGCAGAAATCAATCCCTTAGTCGTTACGGGTGATGGGAATGTACTGGCGTTGGATGCCAAACTGAATTTTGATTCTAATGCGTTGTTCCGTCACAAGGATATTTTGGAATTGCGTGATTTGGATGAAGAGGATGAGAAGGAAATTGAGGCATCTAAATACGATCTAAGCTATATTGCTCTGGATGGAAATATTGGCTGTATGGTCAATGGTGCGGGTTTGGCGATGGCAACCATGGATATTATCAAATATTACGGTGGCGATCCGGCCAACTTCCTAGACGTGGGGGGCGGTGCGACGACGGAAAAGGTAACCGAAGCGTTCAAAATCATTTTGTCCGATCCGAAGGTAGAAGGTATTTTCGTGAACATTTTCGGCGGAATTATGCAGTGTGACATCATTGCGAACGGCGTCGTGGAGGCTGCCAAACAGTTGGGGCTGACTCGTCCGCTTGTTGTCCGTCTTGAAGGGACGAATGTTGGGCTCGGTAAACAGATTTTAGCGGAATCCGGTTTGAATATCGTGGCAGCCGATTCTATGGCGGATGGCGCCCAAAAAATCGTCGAACTTGTTCAATAG